From a region of the Citricoccus muralis genome:
- a CDS encoding FAD-dependent oxidoreductase: MPHKLTDVKIHTVTKPPSGPLEELRGDLCVVGAGIAGVSAALTAAGLGRRVILVDALPMLGGQCANSLIGLFCGVYGNGPEYRQLTHGLFDRMFPALEKTGDLSYNHRHTITVNYDEHAVGRWMEREIVQAGVVPVTGASILSVDNDAGHLRSVTFATRYGLLKVEADAFIDASGDAALTWEAGLECRVPERTIWGSQQVRVEGLVPSAAPDPQDLAQSVYDHAEEYGLIRRDGLAFFFPGRDTAVLNMTHIESPLEAVGAAEAQLRGKDQADRVIRFLRDHHPAAFGQASVRFYGLPGRRQTRWIAGEHQLTEHEVRSGFRFEDSIARTSWPIELHDQPEGYVWEQFDGEHVHYVPLGSITPRGAVNLLAAGRCVDGDAAALSSIRVMGPCAAMGEAAAHALDLADGGPVAEIDLPQLRERIRANIGPDEAGDGTVPAGVPSSNRQDEEEKEHLHAAH, from the coding sequence ATGCCCCACAAACTGACCGACGTGAAGATCCACACCGTCACGAAACCACCGAGCGGACCGCTGGAGGAACTGCGCGGAGACCTGTGCGTTGTCGGTGCCGGCATCGCCGGCGTCTCCGCCGCCCTGACCGCGGCGGGCCTGGGCCGGCGGGTGATCCTCGTGGACGCCCTGCCCATGCTCGGCGGGCAATGCGCGAACTCCCTGATCGGACTGTTCTGCGGTGTCTACGGCAACGGACCGGAGTACCGCCAGCTCACGCACGGGCTCTTCGACCGGATGTTCCCCGCCCTGGAGAAGACGGGCGACCTCTCCTACAACCACCGCCACACCATCACGGTGAACTATGACGAGCACGCCGTGGGCCGCTGGATGGAACGAGAGATCGTCCAGGCGGGTGTGGTCCCCGTGACCGGAGCCTCCATCCTCTCGGTGGACAACGACGCCGGCCACCTGCGGTCTGTGACGTTCGCGACGCGCTACGGACTGCTGAAGGTCGAGGCGGACGCCTTCATCGACGCCTCCGGAGACGCCGCCCTGACCTGGGAGGCAGGCCTCGAATGCCGCGTCCCGGAACGGACCATCTGGGGATCGCAGCAGGTGCGCGTCGAGGGGCTCGTCCCCTCCGCCGCGCCGGACCCCCAGGACCTGGCCCAGAGTGTGTACGACCATGCCGAGGAGTACGGGCTGATCCGTCGGGACGGCCTGGCCTTCTTCTTTCCCGGCCGGGACACGGCGGTCCTGAACATGACCCACATCGAATCCCCCCTCGAGGCTGTCGGGGCCGCTGAAGCCCAACTGCGCGGCAAGGACCAGGCCGATCGCGTCATCCGATTCCTCCGGGACCACCATCCGGCGGCCTTCGGCCAGGCCTCCGTCCGCTTCTATGGTCTTCCGGGCCGGCGCCAGACCCGATGGATCGCCGGTGAACATCAGCTCACCGAACACGAGGTGCGCTCAGGGTTCCGGTTCGAGGATTCGATCGCCCGGACCTCCTGGCCCATCGAACTGCATGACCAGCCCGAGGGATACGTCTGGGAGCAATTCGACGGCGAACACGTGCACTATGTGCCCCTGGGGAGCATCACCCCCCGGGGTGCCGTCAACCTGCTGGCTGCCGGACGGTGCGTGGACGGCGACGCGGCCGCCCTCTCCAGCATCCGCGTGATGGGCCCCTGTGCGGCCATGGGCGAGGCCGCGGCCCACGCGCTCGACCTGGCCGACGGCGGTCCCGTGGCCGAGATCGACCTGCCCCAGTTACGCGAACGCATCCGGGCCAATATCGGTCCGGACGAGGCCGGAGACGGCACGGTCCCGGCAGGCGTGCCGTCCAGCAACCGTCAGGACGAAGAAGAGAAGGAGCACCTCCATGCAGCTCACTGA
- a CDS encoding aconitase X swivel domain-containing protein, whose product MSVPSAEAHAVVSGTVLRGRGIVPGIVRAEALVSPETISGWGGIDPAQGTIIERRHALFGVCFTGKVLVFPGAKGSSGWSGFFQSTRLLGTAPAAMVFTTVTTKAVLGAVVTRVPTVSEFDRDPVQVIRTGDIVEVDADAGTVTIVG is encoded by the coding sequence ATGAGCGTGCCGTCCGCAGAAGCCCACGCCGTGGTATCCGGAACGGTGCTGAGGGGTAGGGGGATCGTTCCCGGAATCGTCCGGGCCGAAGCCCTCGTCTCGCCGGAGACCATCTCCGGCTGGGGTGGCATCGACCCGGCCCAGGGCACCATCATCGAACGGCGTCACGCCTTGTTCGGGGTGTGCTTCACCGGCAAGGTCCTCGTCTTCCCCGGGGCCAAGGGCTCGTCCGGCTGGTCAGGCTTCTTCCAGAGCACACGGTTGCTGGGAACGGCTCCGGCAGCGATGGTGTTCACCACGGTGACCACCAAGGCCGTGCTCGGCGCCGTGGTGACTCGTGTACCGACCGTCAGCGAGTTCGACCGTGATCCGGTCCAGGTCATCCGCACCGGAGACATCGTGGAGGTCGATGCCGACGCTGGAACCGTCACCATCGTGGGGTAG
- a CDS encoding GTP-binding protein, translating to MISQDNAQRPAGVPVLAVVGTRPDVRLEYATELARTLDRQLVTSFQLRGAEEPASEASRLTARVETPAGAVVEIPDRVSTADLTAELSSTASAARLEDVICVVDAAHGVQDLFREDYLVPRSGHPSTATARSLVSITHVEYASLIVLVNWEDVPTDELRTLLALVHHLSPRARVRLLEDLADIRDTLPALPAAPGYDAHLDRPGWVNVLANEFETFIHDDRVAALHYDCARPFHPVRMHELVHELMTPERFGTVVRSAGYCRVASSANVTGHWNHVGKVMALSPVSLDDDLELLLDPWADTDPLTVGQSLAFIGLDLDREGLISALDRAVLTDEEFLAGPSAWAEQVKRLP from the coding sequence ATGATCTCGCAGGACAACGCACAGCGTCCCGCCGGTGTGCCCGTGCTCGCCGTGGTGGGCACCCGCCCGGACGTGCGGCTGGAATATGCCACCGAGTTGGCCCGGACTCTCGACCGGCAGCTGGTGACCTCCTTCCAGCTGCGGGGCGCCGAGGAGCCCGCGTCTGAGGCGAGTCGGCTGACTGCCCGGGTGGAGACTCCGGCCGGTGCCGTGGTGGAGATCCCCGACCGGGTGTCCACGGCAGATCTCACCGCCGAACTGTCCTCGACCGCGTCCGCCGCGCGGCTGGAGGACGTGATCTGCGTGGTGGACGCCGCACATGGCGTGCAGGACTTGTTCCGCGAGGATTACCTGGTCCCCCGGAGCGGTCACCCGTCGACGGCCACGGCTCGGTCCCTCGTATCCATCACCCATGTGGAGTATGCCTCCCTGATCGTCCTGGTCAACTGGGAGGATGTCCCCACGGACGAGCTCCGAACCCTGCTGGCACTGGTCCACCACCTCAGTCCGCGCGCACGAGTGCGCCTGCTGGAGGACTTGGCAGACATCCGGGACACCCTGCCGGCTCTCCCCGCGGCCCCGGGCTATGACGCACACCTGGACCGCCCCGGCTGGGTCAACGTGCTGGCCAACGAGTTCGAGACCTTCATCCATGATGACCGCGTGGCGGCCCTCCACTACGACTGCGCCCGGCCGTTCCATCCCGTGCGGATGCATGAGCTGGTCCACGAGCTGATGACCCCTGAGCGGTTCGGCACCGTGGTCCGCTCCGCCGGCTACTGCCGGGTGGCCAGCAGCGCCAACGTCACCGGCCATTGGAACCACGTGGGCAAAGTGATGGCGCTCAGCCCGGTCAGTCTCGACGACGACCTCGAGCTGTTGCTGGACCCCTGGGCGGACACGGACCCCCTGACCGTCGGCCAGAGCCTGGCCTTCATCGGCCTGGACCTGGACCGCGAGGGGCTGATCAGCGCCCTCGACCGGGCCGTGCTGACGGACGAGGAATTCCTCGCAGGACCCTCCGCGTGGGCCGAACAGGTGAAGCGGCTCCCATAG
- a CDS encoding tripartite tricarboxylate transporter TctB family protein gives MSQSQPSAPSHPVGDAGSPAARGWWHGRSGLFLAAFMAAFSTYLLVGILTMAVPDGADAPGPQFVPLIITVAGYILAVLLAVHYIRTPEPAVTPTFTAEDDATEEERRAAEAAATVQYRTFSDWYAVGWSVAGFLAFALFLNVLGWILGAALLFWCVAHGIGSRRHLFDASLGLLLSSFIYLAFDVGLGLSLPSGLLGGVF, from the coding sequence CAGCGCCCCCTCGCACCCCGTGGGCGACGCCGGCTCCCCCGCCGCCCGCGGTTGGTGGCACGGACGCAGCGGCCTCTTCCTCGCCGCCTTCATGGCGGCCTTCTCCACGTACCTGCTGGTCGGCATTCTCACCATGGCCGTCCCGGACGGCGCCGATGCCCCCGGACCGCAGTTCGTCCCCCTGATCATCACGGTGGCCGGGTACATCCTCGCCGTCTTGCTGGCCGTTCACTACATCCGCACGCCCGAACCGGCGGTCACCCCCACCTTCACCGCCGAGGACGATGCGACGGAGGAGGAGCGGCGCGCGGCAGAGGCCGCCGCGACCGTGCAGTACCGGACCTTCTCGGACTGGTACGCCGTGGGCTGGAGCGTCGCCGGGTTCCTGGCCTTCGCACTGTTCCTGAACGTGCTCGGCTGGATCCTCGGCGCGGCACTGCTCTTCTGGTGCGTGGCGCACGGGATCGGCAGCCGACGCCACCTCTTCGACGCCAGCCTGGGCCTGCTGCTGAGCAGTTTCATCTATCTGGCCTTCGACGTCGGGCTGGGCCTGTCCCTGCCCTCCGGCCTGCTGGGAGGGGTGTTCTGA
- a CDS encoding tripartite tricarboxylate transporter permease encodes MESIMNLMEGFGLALSPMNLLWVVVGCLLGTAVGVLPGLGSSMAVALLLPMTFALDPTGAFIMFAGVYFGGLFGDSTMAILMNTPGQASAIASTFEGHRMAKAGRAPQALATAAIGAFIGGMIGSIVVVFLAPALADFSANFGPQEFFALALFAFVATSSVVADSILKGLCSLIIGLGIAVVGIDQTSGAERFSFGVPQLFDGISLVTVTVAILALGEVFHIASRVRRDPTNRVIQAKGRPFLSGREFREALPAWLRGTGIGLPFGVIPAGGADVPTFVAYGLERQLDRRRKKPQFGKGAIRGLAAPEAAGNATTGTAMGALLSLGLPISATAAIMLAAFEQYGLQPGPLMFDRSPDLVWALLASFFIAMVVLLILNLPFAPLWAKLLVIPRPYLYAGITVFCGMGVYATSGSTFDLLMLLGIGLLGFALRRFGVPLAPLMIGMVLGPLFETSMRDALASSNQSYGVFVDGPIPVAIYALLALSLAISIVGRVRSKARKDT; translated from the coding sequence ATGGAATCCATCATGAACCTCATGGAGGGCTTCGGCTTGGCGCTCTCCCCCATGAACCTCCTGTGGGTCGTCGTCGGCTGCCTGCTCGGCACCGCGGTCGGCGTCCTGCCCGGATTGGGCTCCTCGATGGCCGTGGCACTGCTGTTGCCCATGACCTTCGCCCTGGACCCCACGGGCGCCTTCATCATGTTCGCCGGCGTCTACTTCGGTGGACTCTTCGGCGATTCCACCATGGCCATCCTCATGAACACCCCGGGCCAGGCCTCCGCGATCGCCTCCACGTTCGAGGGGCATCGCATGGCGAAGGCCGGGCGGGCACCCCAGGCCCTGGCCACCGCCGCCATCGGTGCGTTCATCGGCGGCATGATCGGCTCCATCGTCGTGGTCTTCCTGGCCCCGGCGCTGGCGGACTTCTCGGCCAATTTCGGCCCCCAGGAGTTCTTCGCGCTTGCGCTGTTCGCCTTCGTGGCCACGTCCTCCGTGGTGGCCGACTCGATCCTGAAGGGCCTGTGCTCGCTGATCATCGGACTGGGCATCGCCGTGGTCGGCATCGACCAGACCTCGGGGGCCGAGCGGTTCAGCTTCGGCGTTCCCCAGCTCTTCGACGGCATCTCCCTGGTGACCGTGACCGTCGCGATCCTGGCCCTCGGGGAGGTCTTCCACATCGCCTCGAGGGTGCGCCGCGATCCCACCAACCGCGTCATCCAGGCCAAGGGCCGGCCGTTCCTGTCCGGTCGGGAGTTCCGCGAGGCCCTGCCTGCCTGGCTCCGAGGCACCGGCATCGGCCTGCCCTTCGGCGTCATCCCCGCCGGTGGTGCCGATGTCCCGACCTTCGTGGCCTACGGCCTGGAGCGCCAGCTCGACCGTCGGCGCAAGAAACCCCAGTTCGGCAAGGGCGCCATCCGTGGGCTCGCTGCCCCGGAGGCCGCCGGAAACGCCACCACGGGGACCGCCATGGGTGCGCTGCTGTCCCTGGGCCTGCCCATCTCCGCCACCGCGGCCATCATGCTCGCCGCCTTCGAGCAGTACGGACTGCAGCCCGGCCCGCTGATGTTCGATCGGTCACCCGATCTGGTCTGGGCTCTGCTGGCCAGTTTCTTCATCGCGATGGTCGTGCTGCTGATCCTCAACCTGCCCTTCGCACCGCTCTGGGCCAAGCTGCTGGTGATCCCCCGCCCCTATCTGTACGCCGGGATCACGGTCTTCTGCGGCATGGGCGTCTACGCGACCTCGGGCTCCACCTTCGACCTGTTGATGCTCTTGGGCATCGGCCTGCTGGGATTCGCGCTGCGCCGGTTCGGTGTGCCGCTGGCCCCCCTGATGATCGGCATGGTCCTCGGCCCCCTCTTCGAGACGAGCATGCGGGACGCCCTGGCCAGCTCCAACCAGAGCTACGGCGTCTTCGTCGATGGGCCGATCCCGGTGGCCATCTATGCACTCCTCGCCCTGTCCCTGGCGATCTCCATCGTGGGCCGCGTCCGGTCGAAGGCACGGAAGGACACCTGA
- a CDS encoding aconitase X, whose translation MQLTDEDRAMRDGRDGDAVAAAMDLLLRYGEGLGAERLCSVRNVAGTSTQPTPAKEKIAAEGGWNKAYAVINLDCDDEIEIPKMRVPTCQLQHGFSADALNVTPYNPHLVELQAEAEAFASDRGINILATCTPYQVGNLPVRGEHIAWMESSAVVYANSVIGAKSNCEGTASTGAAGLTGRIPYWGNHLDENRHGSHLIRADVPIDSFLDWGLFGYFAGQVVQEERPVLTGELALPSQADLKHLGAALATTGGVEIFHLPGVTPEAPSVEAAFGPHRIPDPVAFTASDRRDMYELLNNQGDTEDVDFVLLGCPHASLDQLGEIAALLDGRTLHPGTELWIMTPRALRAVADRNGYTEVIHRAGGRLLTDSCPAMSRTAPTGTRVFATDSAKQAHYLPAILGIEAWFGTTADCVQAAITGTWTGELS comes from the coding sequence ATGCAGCTCACTGACGAGGACCGGGCCATGCGGGACGGGCGGGACGGTGACGCCGTGGCGGCAGCCATGGACCTGCTGCTCCGCTACGGGGAGGGACTGGGGGCCGAGAGGCTGTGCAGTGTCCGCAATGTGGCCGGAACGTCGACCCAACCCACCCCCGCGAAGGAGAAGATCGCCGCCGAGGGCGGCTGGAACAAGGCGTACGCCGTCATCAACCTCGACTGCGATGACGAGATCGAGATTCCCAAGATGCGGGTCCCCACGTGCCAACTGCAGCACGGCTTCAGTGCCGATGCCCTCAACGTCACCCCCTACAACCCTCACCTGGTCGAGCTGCAGGCCGAGGCAGAGGCCTTCGCCAGTGATCGGGGCATCAACATCCTGGCCACGTGCACGCCGTACCAGGTGGGAAACCTGCCCGTGCGCGGAGAGCACATCGCCTGGATGGAGTCCTCCGCGGTGGTCTACGCGAACTCGGTCATCGGGGCCAAGTCCAATTGCGAGGGCACTGCGTCGACAGGAGCGGCCGGACTGACCGGCCGCATCCCCTATTGGGGCAATCACCTGGACGAGAACCGTCACGGATCCCACCTGATCCGCGCGGACGTGCCCATCGACTCGTTCCTGGACTGGGGACTGTTCGGGTACTTCGCGGGGCAGGTGGTCCAGGAGGAGCGGCCCGTCCTGACGGGGGAGCTGGCCCTGCCCAGCCAAGCCGACCTGAAGCACCTCGGGGCGGCCCTGGCCACCACCGGGGGCGTGGAGATCTTCCACCTGCCTGGTGTCACACCGGAGGCACCCTCGGTGGAAGCCGCCTTCGGCCCGCACCGGATCCCGGATCCAGTGGCGTTCACCGCCTCGGATCGACGCGACATGTACGAACTGCTCAACAACCAGGGTGACACCGAGGACGTCGACTTCGTGCTGCTGGGCTGTCCTCACGCCTCCCTGGACCAGCTGGGGGAGATCGCCGCCCTCTTGGACGGGCGGACGCTGCATCCCGGGACGGAGTTGTGGATCATGACACCGCGGGCTCTGCGGGCCGTGGCAGACCGCAACGGTTACACGGAGGTCATCCACCGTGCCGGTGGACGGTTGTTGACGGACTCCTGTCCGGCCATGTCCCGGACGGCGCCGACGGGGACGCGGGTATTCGCCACCGACAGCGCCAAGCAGGCCCACTATCTGCCTGCCATCCTGGGGATCGAGGCCTGGTTCGGCACCACGGCCGATTGCGTGCAGGCCGCGATCACTGGAACCTGGACTGGAGAGCTGTCATGA
- a CDS encoding dihydroxy-acid dehydratase — protein sequence MELRSNFPVGSPRWATRRTQWKALGLSDEDVVKPKIAVVNSSSKLSPCFSHLDVIADQVVEAIREAGAVGFEIRTVAPTDFIMAAGGRGGYVLSSRDLLANDIEAAVEGGQLDGMICLASCDKTTPGQLMAAGRINVPTIVVPCGYQPCGILDNGEPADIEEVFMKAGHVATGGITIEDLCTISDRAIAGPGVCTGMGTANTMHIMAEALGMSLPGSAPVAANSTAMWENARASARTIVEAVLAQRRPRDILTPGAFRNAVAAVLAVSGSINSVKHLQAIAVESGVDVDISALFAELGREVGPLTAIRPSGPDSIEDLEAAGGALGVLLQLRPVLDLEVATIGGCTLRGVLQRAPEPDASIIGPLHEPRATHATIQILYGTLAPAGSIVKLSATERRQDSFEGPALVFEDAAEAISAINAHQVEAGSVLVLRGLGPSGTPGMGMASNVVFALNGAGLTGQVAVVTDGQLSGLVNQGIVVGEVKPEGALEGPLGLVHDGDRIRADMPARTVDLLVSGEELERRRLTRPAREPATTGGWLGVYARTVTPLERGATLVPDTAPALQHHHYAKDS from the coding sequence ATGGAGCTGCGCAGCAACTTCCCGGTCGGCTCTCCCCGGTGGGCGACCCGCCGGACGCAATGGAAGGCACTCGGCCTCAGTGACGAGGATGTGGTCAAGCCGAAGATCGCCGTGGTCAACTCCTCCTCGAAGCTCTCTCCCTGCTTCAGCCATCTTGACGTCATCGCCGACCAGGTGGTCGAGGCCATCCGGGAGGCCGGGGCCGTGGGCTTCGAGATCAGGACGGTGGCACCCACCGACTTCATCATGGCCGCCGGTGGCCGGGGCGGCTACGTGCTGTCCAGCAGGGACCTGCTGGCCAATGACATCGAGGCGGCCGTGGAGGGCGGCCAATTGGACGGCATGATCTGTCTGGCCTCGTGCGACAAGACGACACCGGGCCAGCTGATGGCGGCCGGACGGATCAACGTGCCCACCATCGTGGTGCCCTGCGGATACCAGCCCTGCGGAATCCTGGACAACGGCGAGCCTGCGGACATCGAGGAGGTCTTCATGAAGGCCGGCCACGTGGCCACCGGGGGCATCACCATCGAGGACCTCTGCACGATCAGCGACCGGGCCATCGCCGGCCCCGGCGTCTGCACCGGCATGGGAACCGCCAACACCATGCACATCATGGCCGAGGCACTCGGCATGAGTCTGCCGGGATCGGCACCCGTGGCGGCCAACAGCACGGCGATGTGGGAGAACGCGCGTGCCTCCGCCCGGACCATCGTTGAGGCGGTGTTGGCCCAGCGTCGTCCCCGGGACATCTTGACCCCGGGCGCCTTCCGCAACGCCGTCGCGGCCGTGCTGGCCGTGAGCGGATCGATCAACAGTGTCAAGCATCTGCAGGCCATCGCCGTGGAATCCGGTGTGGACGTGGACATCAGTGCACTGTTCGCCGAGCTCGGACGCGAGGTGGGCCCGCTCACGGCCATCCGGCCGAGTGGCCCGGACAGCATTGAAGACCTGGAGGCCGCCGGGGGAGCGCTCGGCGTCCTCTTGCAACTGCGACCTGTCCTGGACCTCGAGGTCGCCACCATCGGCGGATGCACGCTGCGCGGGGTCCTGCAGCGGGCACCGGAGCCGGACGCCAGCATCATCGGCCCCCTGCACGAGCCGCGTGCCACACACGCCACCATCCAGATCCTGTACGGGACCCTGGCGCCGGCCGGTTCGATCGTCAAGCTCTCCGCCACCGAACGCCGCCAGGACAGCTTCGAGGGCCCTGCCCTGGTCTTCGAGGATGCGGCAGAGGCCATCTCGGCCATCAACGCTCATCAGGTCGAGGCGGGCTCCGTGCTGGTCCTGCGCGGCCTGGGACCCTCCGGCACACCGGGAATGGGGATGGCGTCCAATGTCGTGTTCGCCCTCAACGGTGCCGGACTCACCGGTCAGGTGGCGGTGGTGACCGACGGCCAGCTCTCCGGGCTCGTGAACCAGGGCATCGTCGTCGGCGAGGTCAAGCCGGAAGGAGCCCTGGAGGGGCCCCTCGGGCTGGTCCACGACGGCGACCGGATCCGTGCCGACATGCCGGCCAGGACCGTCGACCTGCTCGTGTCCGGGGAGGAGCTCGAGCGACGCCGGCTGACCCGGCCGGCCCGCGAGCCCGCCACGACCGGTGGCTGGTTGGGCGTCTATGCCCGGACGGTCACCCCGCTCGAACGCGGCGCCACCCTGGTCCCCGACACTGCCCCCGCACTGCAGCACCACCACTACGCCAAGGACTCCTGA
- a CDS encoding alcohol dehydrogenase catalytic domain-containing protein codes for MKATFMYGAGDVRVETIPAPSLIEATDAVIRTVRSCVCGSDLHPYHSMEVSEQGSPMGHEVMGVVEEVGAAVTSLRPGDLVISSFTYQDNTCEFCREGFHVSCLHGGFFGGQGIGLQAEFVRVPLADGTLVAVRAADGSAVDETGNGSEELLASLLSLSDVYLTGYHAATMGQVGPGQTVTVIGDGAVGLSAVLASRQLGADRIILMGRHASRTDLGREFGATDVVAERGEEGIELVRDLTGGHGSHVVLEAVGHRPAYEQAAGVVRAGGTISRVGVPQYREAPIGGSLFLNNITLTGGTAPVRRYLESATAQVVAGEINPGRVFDVAMPLTQAPAAYAAMDRREALKVMLVP; via the coding sequence ATGAAAGCGACCTTCATGTACGGTGCCGGAGACGTCCGCGTCGAGACCATTCCCGCCCCGAGCCTGATCGAGGCGACGGACGCCGTCATCCGCACGGTGCGTTCCTGCGTGTGCGGCTCGGACCTGCATCCCTATCACTCGATGGAGGTCTCGGAGCAGGGCAGCCCGATGGGCCACGAAGTGATGGGCGTGGTGGAGGAGGTCGGCGCGGCCGTGACCTCGCTGCGCCCGGGCGACCTGGTGATCTCCTCCTTCACCTACCAGGACAACACCTGCGAGTTCTGCCGTGAGGGATTCCACGTCTCCTGCCTGCATGGAGGGTTCTTCGGTGGCCAGGGGATCGGCCTGCAGGCCGAGTTCGTCCGCGTCCCGCTGGCTGACGGCACCCTGGTGGCTGTCCGGGCCGCCGACGGTTCTGCCGTCGATGAGACGGGCAACGGCTCCGAGGAGCTGCTCGCGAGCCTGTTGAGTCTCTCGGACGTCTACCTCACCGGATACCACGCCGCGACGATGGGCCAGGTGGGCCCCGGGCAGACCGTGACCGTGATCGGTGACGGTGCCGTGGGTCTCTCCGCCGTTTTGGCGTCCCGCCAGCTCGGCGCGGACCGGATCATCCTCATGGGCCGGCACGCCTCACGCACGGACCTGGGCCGTGAGTTCGGTGCCACGGACGTCGTGGCCGAACGCGGTGAGGAGGGCATCGAGCTGGTGCGGGACCTCACCGGTGGCCACGGTTCCCACGTGGTGCTCGAGGCTGTGGGCCATCGTCCGGCCTACGAGCAGGCGGCTGGGGTGGTGCGCGCCGGCGGGACGATCTCCCGCGTGGGCGTTCCCCAGTACCGGGAGGCTCCGATCGGCGGCAGCCTGTTTCTGAACAACATCACGCTCACGGGAGGCACGGCTCCCGTGCGCCGTTACCTCGAGTCCGCCACGGCACAGGTCGTCGCCGGAGAGATCAACCCCGGGCGGGTCTTCGACGTCGCCATGCCGCTCACGCAGGCACCGGCCGCCTATGCCGCCATGGACCGCCGCGAGGCCCTCAAGGTGATGCTGGTCCCCTGA